In Bacteroidota bacterium, the following are encoded in one genomic region:
- a CDS encoding TonB-dependent receptor, which translates to MRWMIIPIAIGLGALSLAPAAWAQPARVQGQVVDASTGEPLPGANVLLVRSGEQAPAAGAATDVQGRYSLQASAGSYRLLVRFVGYEEAERPVTLEAGRTLTVDFALRATPLLLNPVVVTGSRRPEKVLDAPMSISVLEARELERNALPNTAAVLRTVPGVDVSQSALNRYQISLRGFNTVFVAKTYALVDYRQATTPSLGINEYSAMPISPLDVARIEVVRGPGSALYGAGVEQGVVHFITKDPFAYPGTSLMVGGGQRAIFQGALRHAAILGNRFAYKIVGQYSRGEDWKLDPNDPHDKAMLDAIHPKWGGRDYTTYNGYASLTLQYRLGSDAMLTGTAGYSQFRQTVLANTGENAVKDFSVRYAQLRLRAGGFFAQIFYTGNDGGKTHFYRSPIDVVERSFLTSGQAQYSWSMWRDRQQFVLGLDYRRTVPRTGGTIHGRFEDRDNMVELGGYLQSQTSLLSNLDLVLTGRLDRDNVIRKVQFSPRVGLVYKPSASHSLRATYNRAFTTPAGINFFIDLFIEDRGPFGVRGVGTVDGWTFAAQPQTSSFIPGVRAWPGIGIPLQVAYTAVTSAITASGQPLAPLRTLLLSRAPQITGFSAGSMIDAQRRPVTRLENVPQARQTITNSWELGYKGLFGGRLAVSLDLYYTRKRNFLSELQPFTPLVAVPRLPDDLANAVAAAFTDAELRAFGLTRAQLAAIYRQAAASIAANPIGLIEPQENFNPNRKPELLLSYITFGRVSYYGADLALQWYPNPRWSLWGNLSWLSDTYFDDEELGEPGTGREIAMNAPRIKARAGAEYAAPAGWSLSLTGQYVDGFEVRSGIFSGRVEDYFLLDVGAGYDLSPVVRGLRLDVLVQNALDHRHRQYIGAPKIGRLITARLLYALP; encoded by the coding sequence ATGCGCTGGATGATCATCCCGATCGCGATTGGGCTGGGCGCCCTGAGCCTGGCGCCAGCAGCCTGGGCCCAACCTGCCCGGGTTCAAGGTCAGGTTGTGGATGCGAGCACAGGCGAACCCCTGCCCGGCGCAAACGTTCTGCTTGTGCGCTCAGGGGAACAGGCTCCCGCTGCCGGCGCCGCAACCGACGTGCAGGGCCGTTATAGCCTGCAGGCGTCAGCCGGCTCCTATAGGCTCCTGGTGCGGTTTGTGGGCTATGAGGAGGCCGAGCGCCCCGTTACGCTAGAGGCCGGTCGGACGTTGACCGTGGATTTCGCTCTTCGGGCCACCCCGCTTTTGCTCAATCCCGTTGTGGTGACCGGATCGCGCAGGCCCGAGAAGGTCCTGGACGCGCCCATGTCGATATCCGTGCTCGAAGCGCGCGAGCTAGAACGCAACGCCTTGCCCAACACAGCGGCGGTGCTTCGGACCGTGCCCGGCGTGGACGTTTCTCAGTCCGCCTTGAACCGATACCAGATCTCCCTGCGCGGCTTCAACACCGTCTTTGTGGCCAAGACGTATGCGCTGGTCGATTACCGACAGGCCACCACGCCCAGCCTGGGCATCAACGAGTACTCCGCGATGCCCATTTCGCCCCTGGATGTAGCCCGCATAGAGGTCGTGCGCGGACCGGGTTCGGCCCTTTACGGGGCCGGTGTCGAGCAGGGGGTGGTGCACTTTATCACCAAAGACCCCTTCGCCTATCCCGGGACCTCGCTTATGGTTGGGGGCGGACAGCGCGCCATCTTCCAAGGAGCCCTGCGGCATGCGGCGATCCTGGGCAACCGGTTCGCCTACAAGATCGTCGGCCAGTATAGCCGAGGCGAAGATTGGAAGCTGGATCCGAATGATCCGCACGACAAGGCCATGCTGGATGCCATCCACCCCAAATGGGGAGGGCGCGATTATACGACCTACAACGGCTACGCTAGCCTAACGCTGCAATACCGGCTGGGCTCGGATGCAATGCTGACCGGCACGGCCGGATACTCTCAGTTCCGGCAGACGGTGCTCGCCAACACGGGGGAGAACGCGGTCAAGGACTTCTCCGTTCGATACGCACAGCTGCGCCTGCGGGCCGGTGGGTTCTTTGCTCAGATCTTCTACACAGGCAACGACGGGGGCAAGACGCACTTCTATCGCAGCCCCATTGACGTGGTCGAACGTTCTTTTCTGACCTCGGGCCAAGCCCAATACAGCTGGTCCATGTGGCGCGACAGACAGCAGTTCGTCCTGGGCCTGGACTACCGCCGTACGGTGCCGCGGACCGGAGGCACGATTCACGGTCGCTTTGAGGACCGGGACAACATGGTGGAGCTCGGCGGATACCTGCAATCTCAGACCAGCCTGCTTTCAAATCTGGACCTCGTGTTGACGGGGCGCCTGGATCGCGACAACGTGATCCGTAAGGTGCAGTTCTCCCCCCGGGTAGGTCTGGTCTATAAGCCCTCCGCAAGTCACAGCCTCCGGGCCACCTATAATCGGGCCTTCACCACCCCGGCCGGCATCAACTTTTTCATCGACCTCTTCATCGAGGACCGCGGGCCCTTCGGTGTCCGCGGGGTCGGCACGGTCGATGGCTGGACCTTCGCGGCACAGCCCCAGACCTCAAGCTTTATCCCCGGGGTGCGCGCCTGGCCCGGCATCGGAATCCCGCTTCAGGTGGCTTACACAGCCGTAACGAGCGCCATCACGGCTTCGGGTCAACCGCTAGCCCCGTTGCGCACGCTGCTTTTGAGCCGAGCCCCCCAGATCACGGGCTTCTCCGCCGGGTCTATGATCGACGCCCAACGCCGGCCCGTGACGCGGCTGGAGAACGTGCCCCAGGCTCGGCAGACGATCACCAACAGCTGGGAACTGGGCTACAAGGGCCTGTTTGGAGGTCGGCTGGCCGTGAGCCTGGATCTGTACTACACGCGCAAGCGCAATTTCCTGAGCGAGCTACAGCCCTTTACGCCGCTGGTTGCTGTGCCCCGCCTTCCGGACGACCTGGCCAACGCCGTGGCGGCCGCGTTCACGGACGCCGAACTGCGCGCCTTCGGGCTGACCCGCGCGCAGCTTGCGGCCATCTACCGGCAGGCCGCCGCCTCCATAGCGGCCAACCCGATCGGGCTTATCGAACCCCAAGAGAACTTCAACCCCAACCGCAAACCCGAGCTGCTCTTGAGCTACATCACCTTTGGACGCGTCTCCTACTACGGAGCCGACTTGGCCCTGCAGTGGTATCCGAACCCGCGCTGGAGCCTTTGGGGTAATCTCTCCTGGCTAAGCGATACGTACTTCGACGACGAGGAGCTGGGTGAGCCCGGTACGGGGCGGGAGATCGCCATGAACGCGCCCCGAATCAAAGCCCGAGCCGGAGCCGAGTACGCGGCCCCGGCCGGATGGTCGCTGAGCCTAACGGGACAGTACGTAGACGGCTTCGAGGTGCGCTCCGGCATCTTTAGCGGCCGCGTTGAAGACTATTTTCTGCTGGACGTGGGTGCAGGCTATGACCTGAGCCCCGTTGTGCGCGGCCTGCGCCTGGATGTGCTGGTGCAAAACGCCCTGGATCATCGGCACCGGCAGTACATCGGAGCGCCCAAGATCGGACGCCTCATCACGGCCCGGCTGCTGTACGCGTTGCCGTGA
- a CDS encoding 5-formyltetrahydrofolate cyclo-ligase, translating into MIQKALWRAHCRAYRAALQEAEYVERSARIRDHLLALPEWSRARVVALYRPLRARREVDVGPLFSAAWAAGKRVLAPVMANQTLHFGTVYPDTRWRLGPYGVEEPESWDLGAFAPDLIVVPSLGADRLGYRIGYGKGYYDRALRGQGAFLVAPVYEACVAERLCSEPYDVPVHALVTEEGVWRP; encoded by the coding sequence ATGATCCAGAAGGCCCTCTGGCGGGCGCATTGCCGCGCCTATCGAGCCGCCTTACAAGAGGCAGAATACGTCGAGCGGAGCGCCCGCATCAGAGATCATCTGCTTGCACTTCCCGAGTGGAGCCGGGCTCGTGTGGTGGCGCTTTATCGGCCCCTGCGCGCTCGTCGCGAGGTGGATGTGGGCCCCCTTTTTTCGGCGGCCTGGGCGGCGGGCAAACGCGTGCTAGCGCCCGTTATGGCAAATCAAACGCTGCACTTCGGAACCGTTTACCCCGACACCCGCTGGCGTTTGGGTCCCTACGGTGTCGAGGAACCGGAGTCATGGGATCTGGGTGCCTTCGCGCCTGACCTCATTGTGGTCCCTTCGCTGGGCGCGGATCGGTTGGGATACCGGATCGGATACGGCAAGGGCTACTACGACCGGGCTCTACGGGGCCAGGGCGCCTTCTTGGTAGCCCCTGTCTACGAGGCCTGCGTAGCGGAGCGCCTCTGTTCGGAGCCGTACGACGTGCCCGTGCATGCGCTGGTAACCGAAGAAGGCGTTTGGCGCCCGTAA
- the tenA gene encoding thiaminase II translates to MRISESLWRSIEPIYDAILRHPFNQELARGELACERFAFYLQQDALYLVDFGRALALMAARAHEAEDVLAFARFAQGAVEVERALHESYFRELGIRKPLQVQSPACFAYTNFLLATAACRSLEEGMAALLPCFWIYREVGRAIYAQASPDNPYRRWIDTYASEQFASWVERAIAMTDRFAAGASKRTRALMQRAFEASARLEWMFWDSAYRMESWPPA, encoded by the coding sequence ATGCGGATCTCCGAAAGCCTTTGGCGTTCGATTGAGCCGATTTACGACGCCATTCTGCGGCATCCGTTTAACCAGGAGCTAGCGCGAGGCGAACTGGCGTGTGAGCGCTTTGCCTTTTACCTGCAGCAGGATGCGCTGTATCTGGTTGACTTCGGCAGGGCCCTGGCCCTTATGGCCGCTCGGGCCCATGAGGCCGAAGACGTGCTGGCCTTTGCGCGCTTCGCCCAGGGGGCCGTCGAGGTGGAACGTGCCCTGCATGAGAGCTATTTCCGGGAGTTGGGCATTCGGAAGCCCCTCCAGGTCCAAAGTCCGGCCTGTTTTGCGTACACGAACTTTCTGCTAGCCACGGCTGCCTGCCGCAGCCTCGAGGAGGGCATGGCAGCGCTGCTGCCCTGCTTTTGGATTTATCGGGAGGTGGGGCGGGCCATATATGCGCAGGCAAGCCCCGATAACCCGTATCGGCGGTGGATCGACACGTACGCCAGCGAGCAATTCGCAAGCTGGGTAGAGCGGGCGATCGCGATGACCGACCGCTTCGCGGCGGGAGCTTCTAAGCGGACGCGCGCCCTCATGCAGAGGGCTTTTGAGGCCTCAGCTCGCCTGGAATGGATGTTCTGGGACAGCGCCTACCGCATGGAGAGTTGGCCGCCCGCTTGA
- the thiM gene encoding hydroxyethylthiazole kinase gives MREEAVRALWADVQAIRSRSPLVHNITNYVVMNTTANALLAIGASPVMAHAEEEVEAMVELAGALVVNIGTLSPPWVRAMERAMGRAHERGVPIVFDPVGVGATPYRTETARMLIERARPTVIRGNASEIASLAGVEVRTKGVDSTLDSESVVGLARKLSSELGCVICISGRVDYIASGGQVRAVHNGHPLMPRVTGMGCTASALCGAFVAVNTDFAQATTHAMAVMGIAGELAAEGAEGPASFQVRFLDALYRLSEADIQGRLRME, from the coding sequence ATGCGCGAGGAAGCCGTGCGCGCCCTGTGGGCGGATGTGCAGGCCATTCGGTCTCGATCGCCGCTGGTGCACAACATCACGAACTACGTCGTCATGAACACCACGGCCAACGCGCTATTGGCCATCGGGGCCTCGCCCGTCATGGCGCACGCCGAAGAGGAGGTCGAAGCCATGGTGGAGCTTGCCGGGGCGCTTGTGGTCAACATCGGCACCTTAAGCCCCCCGTGGGTGCGGGCTATGGAGCGCGCCATGGGGCGCGCCCATGAACGCGGAGTGCCGATCGTCTTTGACCCCGTTGGAGTGGGGGCGACGCCCTATCGAACCGAAACGGCGCGGATGCTCATAGAGCGCGCCAGGCCCACCGTGATCCGGGGCAACGCCTCGGAGATCGCCTCGCTTGCCGGGGTGGAGGTGCGCACCAAGGGGGTCGATAGCACCCTGGACTCCGAGTCCGTGGTGGGGTTGGCGCGCAAACTGAGCTCGGAGCTGGGCTGCGTGATCTGCATAAGCGGGCGCGTCGATTACATCGCCTCCGGCGGGCAGGTGCGGGCCGTGCACAACGGGCATCCCCTCATGCCTCGCGTAACGGGGATGGGCTGCACGGCTAGCGCCCTCTGCGGCGCGTTCGTGGCCGTTAACACCGATTTCGCGCAGGCCACAACGCACGCCATGGCGGTCATGGGGATCGCCGGCGAATTGGCCGCCGAGGGGGCTGAGGGCCCCGCCAGCTTTCAGGTGCGCTTCCTGGACGCCCTCTACCGGCTTTCGGAAGCGGACATCCAAGGGCGGCTTCGCATGGAGTAA
- a CDS encoding PspC domain-containing protein has product MQELHPQTFTASEAEVEAYLRRLEQTQTPEGPSRLATFAGLALIAAGLLYLAQRIGAPIGWDLSGLVRALPILGGVLILLLGLGVLARPRRPRPSPDPPVAAESPPQPRRLRRSQQGKIAGVCSGIAEYFGIDPTLMRLLFVVLTLFFSGTGIPLYLVLWWIMPPASSSSARARQIPIRD; this is encoded by the coding sequence ATGCAGGAGCTCCATCCCCAAACGTTTACCGCCTCCGAAGCCGAAGTGGAGGCGTATCTGCGGAGGCTAGAGCAAACCCAAACACCCGAGGGGCCCTCGAGGCTGGCTACGTTTGCCGGCTTGGCTCTGATCGCGGCCGGCCTGCTGTATCTAGCCCAGCGGATCGGGGCTCCAATCGGTTGGGATCTTTCTGGGCTTGTGCGCGCGCTCCCCATTCTGGGTGGGGTCTTGATCCTCTTGCTGGGGCTTGGCGTGTTGGCGCGTCCTCGACGTCCTCGCCCTAGTCCGGACCCCCCTGTAGCGGCCGAAAGTCCACCCCAACCCAGGCGTCTGCGGCGATCCCAGCAGGGAAAGATCGCCGGTGTTTGCTCCGGGATCGCCGAATACTTTGGGATTGATCCCACGCTGATGCGGCTTCTGTTTGTGGTGCTCACCCTCTTTTTTAGCGGCACGGGCATCCCTCTATATCTGGTGCTCTGGTGGATTATGCCCCCAGCCTCAAGCTCCTCTGCGCGGGCGCGCCAAATCCCGATACGCGATTAG
- the thiD gene encoding bifunctional hydroxymethylpyrimidine kinase/phosphomethylpyrimidine kinase, translated as MSKRYARALTIAGSDSGGGAGIQADLKTFSALGCYGLSVITALTAQNTQRVRAVYPVSADFIGAQLDAVLEDIGADAIKIGMLHTESVIQTVAERLSRYGAAPVVLDPVMVAKSGDRLLEQAAIEALRERLLPLATVITPNLPEAEVLLGQAIRSRDEMPDAARKLLELGPEAVLLKGGHLGGSTSPDLLLWRSAPEPVWLEAERIQTRNTHGTGCTLSSAIAAHLARGYELLEAVRLAKAFLSEALRYGAVYELGAGRGPVHHFYRYWE; from the coding sequence ATGAGCAAGCGATATGCGCGAGCGCTTACGATCGCCGGCTCCGACTCCGGAGGCGGGGCCGGTATACAGGCGGATCTGAAGACCTTCTCCGCGCTCGGCTGCTATGGGCTGAGCGTGATCACGGCTCTTACGGCGCAGAACACGCAACGAGTGCGCGCCGTCTACCCCGTGTCCGCGGATTTCATCGGAGCCCAACTGGATGCCGTGCTTGAGGACATCGGGGCCGACGCGATCAAGATCGGCATGCTGCATACGGAGTCCGTAATCCAAACCGTGGCCGAACGGCTCAGCCGATACGGAGCCGCCCCCGTGGTGTTGGACCCCGTCATGGTGGCCAAGTCCGGAGACCGGCTCTTGGAGCAGGCGGCGATCGAGGCGCTTCGCGAACGCCTATTGCCCTTGGCCACGGTGATCACGCCCAATCTGCCGGAGGCCGAGGTGCTGCTCGGCCAAGCCATCCGGTCCCGAGACGAGATGCCGGATGCGGCGCGCAAACTGCTGGAGCTCGGCCCGGAGGCGGTGCTTCTGAAAGGAGGGCACCTGGGGGGCTCGACGAGCCCGGATCTATTGCTTTGGCGCTCGGCTCCGGAGCCCGTGTGGTTGGAGGCGGAGCGGATCCAAACCCGCAACACGCACGGAACCGGTTGCACGCTTTCCTCGGCCATCGCGGCCCATCTGGCTCGGGGTTATGAGCTGCTCGAGGCCGTGCGCTTGGCCAAGGCCTTCTTAAGCGAAGCTCTCCGATACGGGGCCGTCTACGAGCTCGGGGCCGGACGCGGACCGGTGCATCATTTTTATCGGTATTGGGAGTAG
- a CDS encoding PspC domain-containing protein — protein MAQLARSRTERKLLGVCGGLARYFGLDPTLVRAVYAALTLFSVGTGILVYLLLALVLPEE, from the coding sequence ATGGCTCAGCTAGCGCGCTCGCGCACGGAACGCAAGCTGCTTGGGGTCTGCGGAGGTCTGGCTCGCTACTTTGGGCTCGATCCCACGTTGGTGCGCGCGGTCTACGCTGCGCTCACGCTCTTTAGCGTTGGCACGGGGATACTGGTGTACCTGCTGCTGGCGCTCGTGTTGCCGGAGGAGTAG
- the thiE gene encoding thiamine phosphate synthase yields the protein MPWLYLVTDRELIGNRPLEEVVLEAVRGGVKMVQLREKRASTRQYVELAERLHALLRPLGVPLIINDRVDVALAVGAEGVHIGQQDMPYEHARRLLGPEAIIGLSVESMEELAEAEAYEVSYLSISPVFPTPTKTDTKGAWGLEGLAEARRRSRHRLVAIGGIGPHNVRLVLEAGANGIAVVSAICAAPDPREAAQALQREIERFETERASWRGEQQR from the coding sequence ATGCCATGGCTGTATCTGGTGACGGATCGCGAACTGATCGGCAATAGACCTCTGGAGGAGGTCGTGTTGGAGGCCGTCCGAGGGGGTGTCAAGATGGTGCAGCTTCGCGAAAAGCGGGCCAGCACGCGCCAATACGTCGAGCTGGCCGAACGCCTGCACGCGCTGCTCCGCCCCCTGGGGGTGCCCCTTATCATCAACGACCGCGTGGACGTGGCCTTGGCCGTCGGGGCTGAGGGGGTGCACATCGGACAGCAGGATATGCCCTATGAACACGCACGTCGGCTTTTGGGTCCGGAGGCGATCATCGGGCTATCGGTGGAGAGCATGGAGGAGCTTGCAGAGGCGGAAGCCTACGAGGTCTCGTATCTGAGCATCAGCCCCGTCTTCCCGACACCCACGAAGACCGACACCAAGGGGGCCTGGGGCCTAGAGGGGTTGGCCGAGGCGCGTCGCCGATCCCGGCATCGGCTCGTTGCGATAGGCGGAATCGGGCCACACAACGTGCGCCTCGTTCTTGAGGCTGGGGCCAACGGCATCGCCGTGGTCTCCGCTATTTGCGCCGCTCCGGACCCGCGCGAAGCGGCGCAGGCGCTGCAGCGGGAAATCGAGCGCTTCGAGACCGAACGAGCCTCCTGGAGAGGAGAACAACAGAGATGA
- a CDS encoding YncE family protein has translation MRLLGLLLWAFGAAEDFSGSALVLNKTDGTVWRIDLRTGSVQTTWQLGEGPHEVLLSSDGRWAVVALYGTAQQPGSALAVLDLGGQEPIRRIELAPYSRPHGLAWWGRDTLLVTAEAQARLLLVSFSQGRVLGAIPTEARLSHMVAADPSRGRAFTANIGSGSISALEVRSGRFLAQVPTGAGAEGIALRPGARELWVTNRAAHTISILDPDGLRVLDSLPCPGFPIRIAFTPDGSRALVSCAESGEVAVFEAASRRLLGRVRIPAPESDVPPGRLFGSRFGKSPVPIGLALSPDGRYALVAASYADRVHVIALDALRLVASFRTGQEPDGIAWAP, from the coding sequence ATGCGCTTACTAGGGTTGTTGTTGTGGGCTTTTGGAGCGGCAGAGGACTTTTCGGGCTCGGCGCTTGTGCTCAACAAAACCGACGGCACGGTGTGGCGTATAGACCTGCGCACGGGTTCAGTGCAGACGACTTGGCAGCTTGGAGAGGGGCCACATGAGGTACTGCTCTCTTCGGACGGCCGCTGGGCCGTGGTCGCGCTCTACGGCACGGCCCAGCAGCCCGGATCGGCGCTCGCGGTGCTGGATTTGGGCGGCCAAGAGCCCATCCGGCGCATCGAGCTTGCCCCGTACAGCCGCCCGCATGGTCTGGCCTGGTGGGGACGTGACACGCTGCTGGTCACCGCCGAGGCCCAAGCTCGTCTACTCCTTGTGTCCTTCTCCCAGGGCCGCGTGTTGGGGGCCATCCCCACGGAGGCTCGTCTTTCACACATGGTCGCGGCCGATCCCAGCCGAGGACGGGCCTTTACCGCCAACATCGGATCAGGTTCGATAAGCGCTCTAGAGGTGCGCTCAGGCCGCTTTCTGGCCCAGGTGCCCACCGGGGCGGGCGCCGAAGGTATCGCGTTGCGACCGGGTGCGCGCGAGCTTTGGGTTACGAACCGGGCCGCGCATACGATCAGCATTCTAGACCCAGATGGGCTGCGCGTGCTCGATAGCCTCCCTTGTCCGGGCTTCCCGATACGCATCGCCTTTACGCCCGACGGATCTCGGGCGCTTGTCTCATGCGCCGAAAGCGGCGAAGTGGCGGTCTTCGAGGCCGCTTCGCGCCGGCTTCTGGGTCGCGTTCGGATCCCCGCTCCAGAATCCGACGTGCCCCCGGGCCGGCTCTTTGGCTCCCGTTTCGGGAAAAGCCCTGTGCCCATCGGGTTGGCCCTTTCTCCCGATGGCCGATATGCTCTTGTGGCGGCAAGCTATGCGGACCGGGTGCACGTGATAGCGCTCGACGCTTTACGCCTTGTGGCGAGTTTTCGCACCGGTCAGGAGCCGGACGGAATAGCCTGGGCGCCCTAA